One Azoarcus sp. DN11 DNA segment encodes these proteins:
- a CDS encoding transporter codes for MKAALRSGLAAVGLSATTAWGAPITFNTALPVHEGGWVLREQFVFMKASDDPTPARRDMEATGLVSVLGHGLTRDFALFGMLPWFDKRLDMRMGGQDLTRRKSGVGDLTVLGRYTAYQYDAPGRTLRIAPFLGVKAPTGDDGARDRLGRLPSPVQPGSGSWDVLGGAVLTWQTLDFEFDSQVSYKANREANRLGAGNVVALDASLQYRLWPRSLGAGVPAFLYGVLEANLVHAARDRVHGADDPNSGGTTLFLTPGLQYVTRKWIAEAGVQLPVIQHLHGAALGTDYVLTAGFRINF; via the coding sequence ATGAAGGCTGCGCTCAGGAGCGGCCTGGCCGCCGTGGGGCTGTCGGCCACAACCGCTTGGGGTGCGCCGATCACCTTCAACACGGCGCTGCCGGTGCACGAGGGCGGCTGGGTGCTGCGCGAGCAATTCGTCTTCATGAAGGCGAGCGACGATCCCACGCCTGCCCGGCGCGACATGGAGGCGACCGGGCTGGTGTCGGTGCTCGGCCATGGCCTGACCCGGGACTTCGCGCTGTTCGGCATGCTGCCCTGGTTCGACAAGCGCCTGGACATGCGCATGGGCGGTCAGGACCTCACCCGGCGCAAATCCGGCGTCGGCGATCTGACCGTGCTGGGGCGCTACACCGCCTACCAGTACGATGCACCCGGTCGCACGCTGCGCATCGCGCCGTTCCTGGGCGTGAAGGCGCCGACCGGCGACGATGGCGCCCGCGACCGCCTGGGCCGCCTGCCTTCGCCGGTGCAACCCGGTTCCGGTTCGTGGGACGTGCTCGGCGGTGCGGTACTCACCTGGCAGACCCTCGATTTCGAGTTCGACAGCCAGGTGAGCTACAAGGCCAATCGCGAAGCCAACCGCCTGGGGGCCGGCAACGTCGTCGCCCTCGACGCCTCGCTCCAGTACCGCCTGTGGCCGCGCAGCCTGGGGGCCGGCGTCCCGGCCTTCCTCTATGGCGTACTCGAAGCGAATCTCGTGCATGCGGCCCGGGATCGCGTGCACGGCGCCGACGATCCGAACTCGGGGGGGACGACCCTGTTCCTTACCCCCGGCCTGCAATACGTGACCCGGAAATGGATCGCCGAGGCCGGGGTCCAGCTTCCCGTCATCCAGCATCTCCATGGCGCGGCACTCGGGACCGATTACGTCCTCACCGCCGGCTTTCGCATCAATTTCTGA
- a CDS encoding NHL repeat-containing protein, with amino-acid sequence MLAALIAAGWLAFVPRSKEPPYTFVAAWGEKGSAPGQFDDPTGIAVAGDEVFVSDSRNGRIQVFDFDGRFKRLFGTSGSGPGQLGRPMNLKVHDGRLYVAEYFNDRIQVFGLDGRSQRIIGKTGNGPGEFNAPGGAAVAPNGNLLVADFYNQRVQRLGADGTPVRQWGETGKIGIWGGEFNYPTDVAVGPDGTLFVADGYNDRIQAFAPDGALLRKWGGPFAMNIFGPFNGWFATVTNVTVDGQGHVFAADFYNHRIQKFAADGTFLTALGAKGSGPGQFDHAIAAAVADDGTVFAVDFGNNRIQKWRQTGAGR; translated from the coding sequence GTGCTGGCCGCGCTGATCGCTGCGGGCTGGCTCGCATTCGTGCCCCGCAGCAAGGAGCCGCCCTACACGTTCGTCGCCGCGTGGGGCGAAAAGGGCAGTGCGCCAGGCCAGTTCGATGATCCGACCGGGATCGCAGTGGCCGGCGACGAGGTGTTCGTCTCCGACTCGCGCAACGGCCGCATCCAGGTCTTCGACTTCGACGGCCGCTTCAAGCGGCTATTCGGCACGTCCGGGAGCGGCCCCGGCCAGCTCGGCCGTCCCATGAACCTGAAGGTGCACGACGGGCGCCTTTACGTCGCCGAGTACTTCAACGATCGCATTCAGGTATTCGGCCTCGACGGCCGCTCGCAGCGAATCATCGGCAAGACGGGGAACGGACCGGGTGAATTCAATGCGCCTGGCGGCGCGGCGGTGGCGCCGAACGGCAACCTGCTGGTGGCCGACTTCTACAACCAGCGCGTCCAGCGGCTCGGCGCGGACGGCACTCCGGTGCGCCAGTGGGGCGAAACGGGCAAGATCGGTATCTGGGGGGGCGAGTTCAACTATCCGACCGATGTCGCCGTTGGCCCCGACGGCACGCTCTTCGTTGCCGACGGCTACAACGACCGGATACAGGCCTTCGCCCCTGACGGCGCGTTGCTGCGCAAGTGGGGCGGCCCGTTCGCGATGAACATCTTCGGCCCGTTTAACGGCTGGTTCGCCACGGTGACCAACGTGACGGTGGATGGGCAGGGCCATGTGTTCGCCGCCGACTTCTACAACCACCGCATCCAGAAATTCGCCGCGGACGGCACGTTCCTGACCGCCCTGGGCGCCAAGGGGAGCGGCCCGGGGCAGTTCGATCACGCCATCGCCGCTGCCGTGGCCGATGACGGCACCGTCTTCGCCGTCGATTTCGGCAATAACCGCATCCAGAAGTGGCGCCAGACGGGAGCGGGACGATGA
- a CDS encoding AraC family transcriptional regulator yields the protein MDRLSSLLDRFALSARVFYSGTLCGVTTFEATDEAGHLHVVRRGPLQVEGADRRLIDIDEPSLLFYPRPAGHRLRTHRDTGADVVCASVEFGGGLGNPLARALPPLLVIRLADLPALASTLALLLDEAFEQRSGRQAIVDRLCEVVLVHVLRHTIEHRLMPTGLFAGLAEPRLARAIEAMHAEPARKWSLEELAARAGMSRARFAVNFRETVGQTPLDYLTDWRIGLAQTLLRKGRPVKIVAEEVGYGSATALSRAFSTRLGASPMAWARRER from the coding sequence ATGGACCGTCTGTCATCCCTGCTCGACCGCTTCGCGCTGAGTGCGCGCGTCTTCTATTCCGGCACGTTGTGCGGCGTGACGACCTTCGAGGCGACCGACGAAGCCGGGCACCTGCACGTCGTGCGCCGCGGGCCGCTCCAGGTGGAGGGCGCCGATCGCCGCCTGATCGACATCGACGAGCCCAGCCTCCTGTTCTACCCCCGGCCCGCCGGCCACCGCCTGCGCACCCATCGCGATACGGGGGCGGACGTCGTCTGCGCGTCGGTCGAATTCGGCGGCGGCCTGGGCAACCCCCTGGCGCGCGCCCTGCCCCCTTTGCTGGTGATCCGCCTTGCCGACCTGCCTGCGCTCGCGAGCACGCTCGCCCTCCTGCTCGATGAAGCGTTCGAGCAGCGCTCCGGTCGGCAGGCCATCGTCGACCGTCTGTGCGAGGTCGTGCTGGTGCACGTATTGCGTCATACGATCGAGCACCGCCTGATGCCAACCGGTCTTTTCGCGGGCTTGGCCGAACCCCGGCTCGCCCGCGCGATCGAGGCGATGCACGCGGAGCCGGCGCGCAAGTGGTCGCTGGAGGAACTGGCCGCGCGTGCCGGCATGTCCCGCGCCCGTTTTGCCGTGAACTTCAGGGAAACCGTGGGGCAGACCCCGCTCGACTACCTGACCGACTGGCGCATCGGTCTCGCGCAGACCCTCCTGCGCAAGGGCAGGCCGGTCAAGATCGTTGCCGAGGAAGTCGGCTACGGGAGCGCCACGGCGCTCTCGCGCGCCTTTTCGACGCGGCTCGGGGCATCGCCGATGGCCTGGGCGAGGCGGGAACGCTGA
- a CDS encoding carboxymuconolactone decarboxylase family protein — translation MNISDADESTAATLNAVKAKLGGVPNLIATLANSPAALQGYLQFSETLGAGQLSARQREIVALATAQENVCGYCLSAHSLLGKAIGLSEDEIRLARAGTASTPREAAIASFARQLVQTRGRVGSGAVAHAREGGLSDVVILEIIANVALSVLTNYTNHVAGTVIDFPVVEVA, via the coding sequence TTGAATATTTCTGACGCCGACGAATCGACCGCGGCCACCCTCAACGCAGTCAAGGCCAAGCTGGGCGGTGTGCCGAACCTCATCGCGACGCTCGCCAATTCTCCGGCGGCGCTGCAAGGCTATCTGCAGTTCTCCGAGACGCTCGGTGCCGGACAACTCAGCGCGCGCCAGCGTGAAATCGTTGCGCTGGCGACCGCCCAGGAAAACGTCTGCGGGTACTGCCTGAGCGCGCACAGCCTTCTCGGCAAGGCCATCGGGCTGAGCGAGGACGAGATCCGCCTGGCGCGCGCCGGCACGGCGAGCACGCCGCGGGAGGCTGCGATCGCGTCGTTTGCCCGTCAGCTCGTGCAGACGCGGGGGCGCGTCGGTTCCGGTGCCGTGGCGCATGCGCGCGAGGGGGGGCTGTCGGACGTGGTGATCCTCGAAATCATCGCCAACGTCGCACTGAGCGTGCTGACCAATTACACGAACCACGTGGCGGGGACGGTGATCGATTTCCCGGTCGTGGAAGTCGCCTGA
- a CDS encoding cysteine hydrolase, with amino-acid sequence MKNDEHESVAGRRDVLKGVVGAAAVGLAAALSPTAHAQAKAGSPYADPEKSALPPSNMELTRGRTALLVVDPQNDFLSEKGVAWGVVGESVREQGTVANIERLFKAAKAADIPVVISPHYYYPSDKGWKFEGALEKVMHKIKMFDRKGALNLTGFEGSGADWLERFKPYINDGKTIVASPHKVYGPQNNDVVLQLRKQRIDQVILAGMSANLCIESHLRELLETGFEVAVVKDATAGAKLPDGDGYLAALTNFRMIANAVWSADEATRRMAVIAG; translated from the coding sequence ATGAAGAACGATGAGCATGAATCCGTTGCGGGCCGCCGCGACGTGCTGAAGGGGGTGGTGGGGGCCGCTGCGGTGGGCCTCGCCGCGGCGCTGTCGCCGACGGCGCACGCGCAGGCGAAGGCCGGATCGCCTTACGCCGACCCGGAGAAAAGCGCGTTGCCGCCGAGCAACATGGAATTGACGAGGGGGCGCACGGCCCTGCTGGTGGTCGATCCGCAGAACGACTTCCTCAGCGAGAAGGGCGTCGCGTGGGGCGTGGTGGGCGAATCGGTGCGCGAGCAGGGGACGGTCGCGAACATCGAGCGTCTGTTCAAGGCCGCCAAGGCCGCCGACATCCCCGTCGTGATCTCGCCCCACTACTACTATCCGAGCGACAAGGGCTGGAAGTTCGAGGGCGCGCTCGAGAAGGTGATGCACAAGATCAAGATGTTCGACCGCAAGGGGGCGCTGAATCTCACCGGTTTCGAGGGTTCGGGCGCGGACTGGCTGGAGCGGTTCAAGCCCTACATCAACGACGGCAAGACCATCGTCGCGTCGCCCCACAAGGTGTATGGGCCGCAGAACAACGACGTCGTGCTGCAACTGCGCAAGCAGCGGATCGACCAGGTGATCCTGGCCGGCATGTCGGCCAACCTGTGCATCGAGAGCCATCTGCGGGAACTGCTGGAGACAGGGTTCGAGGTCGCGGTGGTGAAGGATGCGACCGCGGGTGCGAAGCTCCCCGACGGCGACGGTTACCTCGCGGCGCTGACCAACTTCCGCATGATCGCGAACGCGGTGTGGTCGGCCGACGAGGCGACGCGCCGTATGGCGGTCATCGCGGGCTGA
- the arsS gene encoding arsenosugar biosynthesis radical SAM (seleno)protein ArsS (Some members of this family are selenoproteins.), with amino-acid sequence MHATFPLLAATDFPRIRRGTIETLQVNLGYRCNQSCVHCHVNAGPTRTEEMSVDTANAVLDFIAASPSLTTLDLTGGAPEMNANFQRLVKAARARGLRVIDRCNLTILEEPGYEDLAQFLAKQGVEIVASLPCYLEDNVDRQRGKGVFGASIRSLKKLNALGYGASGSSLQLSLVYNPQGPVLPPPQAALEGAYREHLGETFGIVFNQLFTLANMPIKRFGSLLVSKGQFHDYMRTLRDAHRSENLTAVMCRSLVSVDWQGYLYDCDFNQQLDMPIAGGGRPRLHVRDATAATLAGGVIRVADHCYGCTAGQGSSCGGALGEDHPANSSCAA; translated from the coding sequence ATGCACGCAACGTTTCCGCTGCTCGCCGCAACCGATTTCCCCCGCATCCGGCGGGGGACGATCGAGACGCTGCAGGTGAATCTCGGCTATCGCTGCAACCAGAGTTGCGTGCATTGCCACGTCAATGCCGGGCCGACCCGCACGGAGGAGATGTCGGTCGACACCGCAAATGCGGTGCTCGATTTCATTGCCGCGAGCCCTTCGTTGACGACGCTCGACCTGACCGGCGGCGCGCCGGAGATGAATGCGAACTTCCAACGCCTGGTGAAGGCGGCGCGCGCCCGCGGCCTGCGGGTGATCGACCGCTGCAACCTGACGATCCTGGAAGAGCCCGGATACGAGGATCTGGCGCAATTTCTCGCCAAGCAGGGCGTGGAGATCGTCGCCTCGCTGCCGTGCTACCTGGAGGACAACGTCGACCGGCAGCGCGGCAAGGGCGTGTTCGGGGCGAGCATCCGCTCACTGAAGAAGCTCAATGCGCTGGGTTACGGTGCCTCCGGCAGCAGCCTGCAGCTCAGCCTGGTGTACAACCCGCAGGGCCCGGTGCTGCCGCCCCCGCAGGCGGCGCTGGAGGGGGCGTATCGCGAGCATCTCGGCGAAACGTTCGGCATCGTCTTCAACCAGCTCTTCACGCTCGCGAACATGCCGATCAAGCGCTTCGGCAGCCTGCTCGTCTCGAAGGGGCAGTTCCACGACTACATGCGCACCCTGCGCGATGCGCACCGCTCGGAGAACCTCACCGCGGTGATGTGCCGCAGCCTCGTCAGCGTCGATTGGCAGGGCTATCTCTACGATTGCGACTTCAACCAGCAGCTCGACATGCCGATCGCCGGCGGCGGCCGTCCGCGCCTGCATGTGCGCGACGCGACTGCCGCGACGCTCGCCGGCGGCGTGATCCGCGTAGCCGACCACTGCTACGGCTGCACGGCGGGGCAGGGGTCGAGCTGTGGCGGCGCGCTGGGCGAGGACCATCCCGCAAATTCAAGCTGCGCGGCGTGA
- a CDS encoding methyltransferase domain-containing protein — MHELVKDYYGSRLQGSEDLRTTACCDASQMPAWLKPLLARVHPEVLSRYYGCGLVCPPLLDGCQVLDLGCGSGRDVYVLSQLVGERGQVVGVDMTEEQLEVALRHRDHHREAFGHARDNVGFMLGYIEHLDELGLPDASFDAVVSNCVVNLSPDKDAVLRNVFRLLKPGGEFYFSDIYADRRVPAQVRNDPLLYGECLGGALYWGDFLALAKRHGFADPRLVEDRPIAITDPALAERAAGVRFHSATYRLFKLDGLEPQCEDYGQAVIYRGTVPTMAQRFRLDKHHEIEAGRVFPVCGNTWRMLHETRFRPHFEFIGNSERHYGLFAGCGNSIPFDRDAQTRVAGGCC; from the coding sequence ATGCATGAGCTCGTGAAGGACTATTACGGCAGCCGGTTGCAGGGCAGCGAAGACTTGCGCACCACCGCCTGCTGCGATGCGAGCCAGATGCCCGCGTGGCTGAAGCCGCTGCTCGCCCGGGTTCATCCCGAGGTACTGTCGCGCTACTACGGCTGCGGGCTGGTGTGCCCGCCCTTGCTCGACGGCTGCCAGGTGCTGGATCTCGGCTGCGGCTCGGGGCGCGACGTGTACGTGCTGTCGCAACTGGTCGGCGAACGCGGGCAGGTCGTCGGTGTGGACATGACCGAGGAGCAGCTCGAAGTGGCGCTGCGGCACCGCGACCATCACCGCGAAGCCTTCGGTCATGCCCGCGACAACGTGGGCTTCATGCTGGGCTATATCGAACATCTCGACGAACTCGGGCTGCCCGACGCGAGCTTCGACGCGGTCGTGTCGAACTGCGTCGTGAACCTCTCGCCGGACAAGGACGCGGTGTTGCGCAACGTCTTCCGCCTGCTGAAGCCGGGCGGCGAGTTCTACTTTTCCGACATCTATGCCGACCGCCGCGTGCCGGCGCAGGTGCGCAACGATCCCTTGCTGTATGGCGAATGTCTTGGCGGGGCGCTGTATTGGGGGGATTTCCTGGCGTTGGCGAAACGCCACGGTTTCGCCGATCCGCGCCTGGTCGAAGACCGCCCGATCGCGATCACCGACCCCGCCCTGGCCGAACGTGCCGCGGGGGTCCGATTCCACTCGGCGACCTATCGGCTCTTCAAGCTCGACGGCCTCGAGCCGCAGTGCGAGGACTACGGGCAGGCGGTGATCTACCGCGGCACGGTGCCGACGATGGCGCAGCGCTTCCGCCTCGACAAGCACCACGAAATCGAAGCCGGGCGCGTCTTCCCGGTGTGCGGCAACACCTGGCGCATGCTGCACGAGACGCGCTTCCGGCCGCACTTCGAGTTCATCGGCAATTCCGAGCGCCATTACGGCCTGTTCGCAGGTTGTGGCAATTCAATACCCTTCGACCGCGATGCGCAGACGCGCGTCGCCGGCGGCTGCTGCTGA
- a CDS encoding phosphate ABC transporter substrate-binding protein, which produces MKFLSRKLFFVVTLVAALFGAGCSRESGEHLVLTGSSTIAPLATVLAERFEAAHPGVKIDVQAGGSARGVADVRQGLSNIGMVSRALKADEGDLVADTIAHDGIAMIVHRDNPVTALTREQIIAIYTGTLRDWKAVGGADAPITVVNKAEGRSTLELFLSHFKLEAPAIRADVVIGDNQQGIKTVAGNPQAIGYVSIGTAEYEASHGTPIRLLPLDGVEPSTATVAAGRFPLSRPLNLVHRGELSGIARDFVAFARSPEVNDLVTGQYFVPLAVR; this is translated from the coding sequence ATGAAATTTCTGTCGAGGAAGCTGTTTTTCGTGGTGACGCTCGTCGCCGCCCTGTTCGGCGCGGGTTGTTCACGCGAGTCGGGCGAACATCTCGTCCTGACCGGCTCGAGCACCATCGCGCCGCTCGCGACGGTGCTCGCCGAACGCTTCGAGGCCGCCCATCCGGGCGTCAAGATCGACGTGCAGGCCGGTGGTTCGGCACGCGGGGTCGCCGACGTGCGCCAGGGCCTGTCGAACATCGGCATGGTGTCGCGCGCGCTGAAGGCGGACGAAGGCGATCTCGTCGCCGACACCATCGCGCACGACGGCATCGCAATGATCGTGCATCGCGATAACCCTGTGACGGCGCTCACGCGCGAGCAGATCATCGCGATCTATACCGGCACGCTGCGGGACTGGAAGGCGGTCGGCGGTGCGGACGCGCCGATCACGGTGGTGAACAAGGCCGAGGGGCGCTCGACGCTCGAGCTCTTCCTCTCCCACTTCAAGCTCGAAGCACCGGCCATTCGCGCGGACGTCGTGATCGGCGACAATCAGCAGGGGATCAAGACCGTGGCGGGCAACCCGCAGGCGATCGGCTATGTGTCGATCGGCACGGCCGAGTACGAGGCGAGCCACGGCACGCCGATCCGCCTGCTGCCGCTCGACGGCGTAGAGCCCTCGACCGCGACGGTCGCCGCCGGGCGCTTTCCGCTGTCGCGGCCGCTGAATCTGGTCCATCGCGGCGAGCTTTCCGGCATCGCGCGCGATTTCGTCGCGTTCGCACGCTCGCCCGAGGTGAACGACCTTGTCACCGGCCAGTATTTCGTTCCGCTGGCCGTCCGCTGA
- a CDS encoding ABC transporter permease subunit, producing the protein MSPASISFRWPSADRLLYRALAVSAGAVAAILALILVYLTAASAGLLFADAGLWRLDWHPSLGAYGLLAMLVGSVAVSVLALLLAVPPGLVLAIWGRFFAPPWLGGLYRGAMGLLASIPSVVYGFWGLVVLVPWLNRRAPPGASLLAGALVLALMILPILVLQADLALDEARRRHLAAAMALGASVSGTVRRVLLPAAAPELLPAVLLQLGRALGETMAVLMVAGNVVQLPSAITTPIRTLTANIALEMAYASGTHQTALFASGWLLLVLVTLIMLGARAMAGRFAAGLAGAGRDDGR; encoded by the coding sequence TTGTCACCGGCCAGTATTTCGTTCCGCTGGCCGTCCGCTGACCGCCTGCTGTATCGCGCGCTCGCGGTCTCCGCGGGCGCCGTGGCGGCCATCCTCGCGCTGATCCTCGTCTACCTGACGGCGGCGAGCGCAGGTCTGCTCTTTGCCGACGCGGGGCTGTGGCGGCTGGATTGGCATCCTTCGCTCGGCGCCTACGGCCTGCTCGCGATGCTCGTCGGTTCGGTGGCGGTGAGCGTGCTGGCCTTGCTTCTCGCCGTACCGCCTGGCCTGGTGCTCGCGATCTGGGGACGCTTCTTCGCGCCGCCGTGGCTGGGCGGGCTGTACCGCGGTGCGATGGGTCTGCTCGCGAGCATCCCGTCGGTGGTGTATGGTTTCTGGGGGCTGGTGGTGCTGGTGCCATGGCTCAATCGCCGGGCGCCGCCGGGGGCGAGCCTGCTCGCCGGGGCCCTGGTGCTGGCGCTGATGATCCTGCCCATCCTCGTGCTGCAGGCCGACCTCGCGCTCGACGAGGCGCGGCGCCGGCACCTTGCCGCGGCCATGGCGCTGGGCGCCTCGGTCAGCGGAACGGTGCGCCGCGTGCTACTGCCGGCGGCCGCGCCCGAACTGCTCCCGGCCGTCCTGCTGCAGCTCGGGCGGGCGCTGGGCGAGACGATGGCGGTGCTGATGGTGGCAGGCAACGTCGTGCAACTGCCCAGCGCCATCACCACGCCGATCCGTACGCTCACCGCCAACATCGCGCTCGAGATGGCCTACGCCAGCGGGACGCATCAGACGGCGCTGTTCGCCAGCGGATGGCTGCTGCTCGTGCTCGTGACGCTGATCATGCTCGGCGCAAGGGCGATGGCCGGGCGCTTCGCAGCGGGGCTGGCGGGCGCGGGGAGGGACGATGGGCGTTGA
- the pstA gene encoding phosphate ABC transporter permease PstA, whose product MGVEALDRAGRSDRLHGRWMGLLAMLTLMVPLFLFGELLVDGLPALNADFLLRAPTDAGLGGGIGPVLVSTLWVLAVCLGVVLPLGLGCALFLVEHVRAGSRLERALQLTLDILGGVPSIVFGLFGNRFFAVELGLGFSILSGGLTLACMVLPLFIRAAEQSLRQCPTGYRRAAAALALSRWGFVRRILLPTAAPGIALGVVLASGRALAETAVLLFTAGYVTRWPGSWFDSGRTLAVHIYDLAMNVSGGSTNAAASALVLLVLAIGIQTLAVALGRISRGASG is encoded by the coding sequence ATGGGCGTTGAAGCACTCGATCGCGCGGGACGCAGCGATCGCCTGCACGGCCGCTGGATGGGACTGCTCGCCATGCTGACCCTGATGGTGCCGCTGTTCCTGTTCGGCGAACTGCTGGTCGACGGGCTGCCGGCGCTGAACGCCGACTTCCTGCTGCGCGCGCCGACGGACGCCGGACTGGGCGGCGGCATAGGCCCGGTGCTCGTATCCACGCTGTGGGTGCTCGCGGTGTGTCTGGGCGTCGTGCTGCCGCTGGGGCTGGGCTGCGCGCTGTTCCTCGTCGAGCATGTGCGCGCGGGGAGCCGGCTCGAACGCGCCCTGCAGCTTACGCTCGACATCCTGGGCGGCGTGCCCTCGATCGTTTTCGGGCTGTTCGGCAACCGCTTCTTCGCGGTCGAACTGGGGCTGGGTTTCTCCATCCTGTCCGGCGGGCTGACGCTCGCCTGCATGGTGCTGCCGCTTTTCATCCGCGCCGCCGAGCAGTCGCTGCGCCAGTGCCCCACCGGCTACCGCCGGGCTGCGGCCGCGCTGGCCTTGTCGCGCTGGGGCTTCGTGCGCCGCATCCTGCTGCCCACCGCGGCCCCGGGCATTGCGCTGGGCGTGGTGCTCGCGTCCGGCCGCGCGCTGGCCGAGACCGCGGTGCTGCTATTCACCGCCGGCTACGTGACGCGCTGGCCGGGGAGCTGGTTCGACTCGGGCCGCACATTGGCGGTACACATCTACGACCTCGCGATGAACGTATCGGGGGGCAGCACCAATGCCGCCGCGAGCGCGCTGGTCCTGCTGGTGTTGGCCATCGGCATCCAGACACTCGCCGTCGCACTCGGCCGGATCTCAAGGGGAGCTTCAGGATGA
- a CDS encoding phosphate ABC transporter ATP-binding protein produces the protein MIDDRKTAPALELDDVSVSYGNRPAVRHASLSVAPGELMALVGPSGCGKSSLLATINRMTDMVPGCRVSGDIRIDGATVMGQGMSLPRLRRRVGMVFQQPNPFPLSIADNLHFPLREHGIGRRDVRERMVERALRDVGLWGEVAGRLDQSALTLSGGQQQRLCVARAIVLAPEVLLLDEPCSALDPIATASVERLIRDLKGRYTMLMVTHNLAQARRLADAVAVCWVENGCGCVIESGATEHIFMTPGHPVTQAYCQGLAG, from the coding sequence ATGATCGATGACCGCAAGACCGCGCCCGCACTCGAACTCGATGACGTGTCGGTATCCTACGGCAACCGTCCGGCCGTCCGGCATGCGAGCCTCAGCGTCGCGCCGGGCGAGCTGATGGCGCTGGTGGGGCCCAGCGGCTGCGGCAAGAGCAGCCTCCTCGCCACCATCAACCGCATGACCGACATGGTTCCTGGATGCCGCGTCAGCGGCGACATCCGCATCGACGGCGCCACCGTGATGGGGCAGGGGATGTCCCTGCCACGCTTGCGGCGACGGGTCGGCATGGTGTTCCAGCAACCCAATCCCTTTCCCCTCTCGATCGCCGACAACTTGCATTTCCCGTTGCGCGAGCACGGCATCGGCCGCCGCGACGTGCGCGAACGCATGGTCGAGCGCGCGCTGCGTGATGTCGGCCTGTGGGGCGAGGTGGCGGGGCGCCTCGACCAGTCGGCGCTCACGCTTTCGGGCGGCCAGCAGCAGCGGCTGTGCGTCGCGCGGGCGATCGTCCTGGCGCCCGAGGTGCTGCTGCTCGACGAGCCGTGCAGCGCCCTCGACCCGATCGCCACGGCCTCGGTCGAGCGCCTGATCCGCGACCTGAAGGGGCGCTACACGATGCTGATGGTCACGCACAACCTCGCGCAGGCGCGACGGCTCGCCGACGCGGTCGCCGTGTGCTGGGTTGAGAACGGCTGCGGCTGCGTGATCGAGAGCGGGGCAACCGAGCATATCTTCATGACCCCCGGTCACCCGGTCACCCAAGCGTACTGCCAAGGGCTGGCGGGTTAG